aaaaatgtatttggGGTTTATTCGACAATCAGTCGGGAATCTATTGGGTGATATGCACTAAGTCTTGTCTATGTTTGATGGGGCAATTTTAtgcgcatcattttccatgcatCTATTTTATGTATTAAGTTATTGTTTAGttagttgcattagtgtctttatctgggttcatgaaaaatgttctatgcataaaaatcaccaTGCTtagttatttatttgagtcatttgttgctttgtttatttggatttgagcatgcattggttcctatcccttgtccaTCTTTAGATGTTAGACCTGTTCCCCGATTGCAAGCGTCGttccgagcttcagagtcgctaCCCTTAGGTTTATCGTCTTTCTTAGTTTGTTGCTTGCTAGTTTCCGTGTTTTAggttgttgcttgtgggttagtcggcggtcgatatcatgtgtcaatGGTATGGCTGCCTTcattaggagttgcgtgcctctttttcagtgttttaatcaagattaagataattgcacgtaaatttataagaaagattagtttctaagccccctgtttttcttccttttctcatatttctacctatcccccttcagatgatgaagacaaggaatggttCCCATGTCTCCAACGACGctagtggcagcgaagagcagatcaatggagcacgtgccaGCGATGCATCGGACAACAGTCCGtctccaccgcccgagaacccaacaattgctcaggtgttggacaatcagactcagatgatgacaatgataatgcaacagatgcaacaatagtaccatcaggtgttgcagtaggtgcagcagcaagcacaacagcagcagcagaacctgcagtttggtctTCCACCTCCCCAGTCCAAACTGTTGAAGtttcttcgtgtcaagccgcccactttctcaagcaccaccaacccaatcgaggccaaTGACTGGCTTCatgctattgagaagaagctgaaccttttgcaatgcaacgagcaagagaaggttgcttttgctataCACCAGCTGCACGGTCCCGCTTctgtttggtgggacaactacatggtaACCCGTCCAGCTGGGACAGAAGTTACCTGGTCAGAGTTTTGTCAAAGTTTCAATAAGGCACAGGATCCCGAGGAaattgtggcacaaaagaagagagagttctgTTCTTTACGGCAAGGAACTAGGACAGTTATAGAGTATCTGCACGAattcaaccgcctcgcgcgctacgctcatgaggacgtgcgcaccgatgtcgagaggcaggagaagtttttgtctggtcttgatgacgaattgaccaaccagttgatctcCAGAGATTATGAGGACTTCGAGAAGCTGGTGGACAAAGCTATCCGTCAAGAGGAGCAGTGTAACAAAATGAACCGAAAAAGGAAGGCATCTCCATTCAGAACTTTCCAGGGGAACAGTCAGAAGCCTCGCTTCATGACGGGACATCagggtggaccttccaccatgattattCGGCAGCACCGTCCTTACCACCTGGGTAATTTcaacaagaacaacaacagTGGCATTCACAGCAACAATGACCAGCACAGCCTCGACCCGACTCCAAGTCCACTAATGATTCCAGCTCAGtcagttcagccagctctgccagaacagcccaagaaGTTTGGAGAAAAACCCGacctctgcttcaattgtaacgaGCTTGGACACACTGTTGGTAAGTGCCCAAAGCCACGACGTGCCGGACCCAAGTTTGTgcaggcccgtgtcaatcatgcgtctgcagaggaggcgaagtcagcaccagaggttatattgggcacattttctgtcaactcgacaccggcagtaatattgtttgattctgatgcaactcattccttcatttccaagcaTTTTGCTGGTGCgcatgggttatctttagtgaagcttaagataccaatgcgagttcatactcctggaggtggcatgtccacaactcactactgcccatcagtgacagttgaaattcaagggttgatttttccagccaacctcattcttctcgagtccaaggaccttgatgtcattcttggaatggattggttgacacggcacagaggagtgattgattgcgctAGCCAcaccatcaagttgaccaatgcGAAAGGAGAAGTGGTAACCTTCCAGTCTCTAGTGCCGCAGAAGCCAGGGATCAGTTTAAACCcggctgctggtgaagaacaagaggtaaCAGTGGAGAAAACCGGTaagaagttggaggatattcccatagttagagagtatccagaggtttttccgaatgatctgacaacaatgccaccaaaaagggatatcgagttccggattgacttggtacctggaactgcacagatccacaagaggccttacagaatgggagccaacgagttggtggaagtcaagaagcaagttgatgaacagctATAGAAGGGATACATTCGCCCGAGCAcgtcaccttggggtgctccggttatctttgtggaaaagaaagacaaaacaaAGAGGATGTGTGTCGACTACCgtgcactcaatgaggtcactattaagaacaagtatccgttgccaagaattgatgatctgttcgatcagttgaaaggagctactgtgttctctaagatagaacagcgatcaggctatcaccagttgaagATCCATGAAGAGGACATTCCAAAGACAACATTCAtcactcggtatgggttgttcgaatgcacagttatgtctttcggactcaccaatgcacctgccttcttcatgaatttgatgaacaaggtgtttatggaatttctagacatgtttgtcgtggttttcatcgatgacatactgatctactccaagtccgaggaagaacatgagcagcatcttcgattggtacttgaaaagttaaaggAGCacatgtggagtcagttaccaagtggaccccaccaaggacagtcactcagatCCGAAGTTTTCTGCGACTcgcgggttattaccgccggttcattgagaacttctctaaaattgccaAGCCAATGACCCAgatattgaagaaggaagaaaagtttatctggtctgctgaatgcaacaggagttttgaagaacttagacgacggttggtgtctgcaccTGTTTTGATTCTACCcgatcagacgaaagatttccaggtctattgtgatgcatctcgccaaggGTTAGggtgtgtgttgatgcaagatggcaaagtggtttcttatgcttcacggcagttgcgtcctcatgaaggcaactacctgACCCAcgatctggaattggccgcagttgttcatgctttaaagatttggcggcactatctcatcggtaatcgctgtgaggtatatacagatcataaaagtctaaagtacatcttcactcaacctgatttgaatctccgacagcgaagatggttggagctaattaaagattatgatatgggaatacactACCATCCCagcaaggctaatgtggttgcagatgccttgagcaggaagagttACTGCAACGTCGCATGGGTAGAGGAACTATGCTGTGAGGTTCAACGTGATTTGGAACATttgaaccttggtatagttgagcacggattcgtggctgccctagaggcacagcctacactggtggagcaggttcgcatagctcaagcaagcgatcctgaaatagcagagctcaaaaagaacatgagagttggaaaagcccgaggatttgttgaggatgaacaaggaacaatctggatgggagaaagattgtgtgtacccgaaaacaaggaGTTAAAAGACTTGATACTAacagaagctcatcaaactcagtattccattcatcccggcagtaccaaaatgtaccaagacctcaaagaaaagttctggtgggtcagtatgagaagggaaatagctgaatttgTCGCACTCTGTGACGTTTGCCAGTGAGTAAAAGCAGagcaccaaaggccagcaggtttgctacaaccccttcagattccagaatggaaatgggaagaaatcggaatggactttatcaccggtttgcccaggacgtcatcggggcatgattctatttgggtagtcgttgaccgactcaccaaagtggctcacttcattccgatgcacactacctactcagggaagaagTTAGCAGAGCTTTATATggcaagaatcatgtgtttacatggtgtacctaagaagatagtgtctgatcgaggaagccaattcacttcaaagttctggcagaaattgcaAGAGGAATTGGGAACCCTGTTGAATTTCAGCATtgcttaccatccacaaactgatggccagaccgagcgagtTAATCAAATATTGGAGGATATGTTAAGAGCttgtgcgcttgactttggtggagcatgggacaaaagcttgccgtatgctgagttctcctacaacaacagttaccaggcTAGTCTGCAAATGGCACCCTTTGAAGCACTGTATGAATGgaggtgtcgtactccgctcttctgggatcagacaggggaacgccagttgtttggtactgaagttttaaatgaggcagaagagaaagtcaaagctgtcagggaaagattgagaatcgcacaatctcgacagaaaagctattgtcacgtcccaaaacgattcaaaaatacatcctctaaattatgcctagaataattaaaatctgtgtgaaagcctccaacaattaaaatgtgcaaagttaaaagtcaaataaggcttggaggatttttgtatatttcctaaaagcctaaaatgcgtaaataaattttagtggaattttcagagcacaaataataattattaagaaataaacaaagttaaaatgattttataaaaagaaaaactctaaaaagtcccctttccctccctctccctcttgggccggctcggcccatctccctccccctccctctcctctccccgcggcccatccggcctctccccgcgcgcgggccgctgacgggcgggcccgcccgccaccctcgctgacgggtggggcccacccgtcatccccttcctcccgccgctcctgccgcctcgcccgcgccctagcgccgccgccgccgcgaatcccgccgcctcccgccgtccccgcgtgcaataaagagggggaaatcactccccgtgatcccctctccctttccccccattttttccctctctctctcacgttcaaacgggcggatttgcccccgcaaatctcgccggcgccattgatggcggccggacctcccgcgcctattccttccccgccggccaCTCTCTCCCCcgtccaaccctatttaaaccctccccgcacctcctccgtccgtttccgcctctcgccgcccttcctcctcaccggaatcgagctcgcgccgtcgctctctctctccgctgtcgccgccgagctccggtccgccgctgTCATCGCCccagaccacctcccacctcggcgccgcctccttcggcttcgccgcatcctcgctgacctcgtccacccctccgtttcgctcgtcgaccgccggagcgccgccgtccccgtcgacccgagccgcgccgccgccttcctccgctccggctgccttttcgttgtcgccgtcgacctagggtgagccgtggaccgccgcctcgtttccccctttccctcccctctctcggccgccgctccgatgtgcccatggccgccgccggcgaccataggggcgcgggtgcgccgcctcccgccggccgcgccgcctcccgccggccgcgctgacgtggccgccttcgggcgcaccaagtggccgccgcgtggggcccggccgtcagccgcccgcgccctagggtgcggctgacgcgtggggcccacggcgccggccggtgcgagccagagtgcacctggtccaccgtggaccgtgaggctgccgcgtgggccccactcccgtggacccggtccgtgcacccctccccctcggctgacgcaataaacccttttaaaattaaaatttaaatgaagaaaatcacaaatattcatttaaagagcatataaacttcaaatggccataacttggccatttgaactcggaattggaccgttcaagtctctaatttttccttaagaagtcgaGAACCCATTTtcgtgctttgttcctgcttgttatatggagtttattagagtaaaagccttttcttttccgttggtcgtgtagacgctgcagcttcggaagatctgctcttcgtggaggttgaagccgacgtttgggaaagcgagcaaggcaagtcacatcatccttgagcatattgaatcccagtttataaaattattttgatttaaattaatgcattactgCTTTATTtgaattcccgcgttat
The Oryza sativa Japonica Group chromosome 6, ASM3414082v1 DNA segment above includes these coding regions:
- the LOC136357017 gene encoding uncharacterized protein, whose translation is MKTRNGSHVSNDASGSEEQINGARASDASDNSPSPPPENPTIAQVQQQAQQQQQNLQFGLPPPQSKLLKFLRVKPPTFSSTTNPIEANDWLHAIEKKLNLLQCNEQEKVAFAIHQLHGPASVWWDNYMVTRPAGTEVTWSEFCQSFNKAQDPEEIVAQKKREFCSLRQGTRTVIEYLHEFNRLARYAHEDVRTDVERQEKFLSGLDDELTNQLISRDYEDFEKLVDKAIRQEEQCNKMNRKRKASPFRTFQGNSQKPRFMTGHQGGPSTMIIRQHRPYHLGNFNKNNNSGIHSNNDQHSLDPTPSPLMIPAQSVQPALPEQPKKFGEKPDLCFNCNELGHTVGEVVTFQSLVPQKPGISLNPAAGEEQEIHKRPYRMGANELVEVKKQVDEQL